A window from Nothobranchius furzeri strain GRZ-AD chromosome 17, NfurGRZ-RIMD1, whole genome shotgun sequence encodes these proteins:
- the adgra2 gene encoding adhesion G protein-coupled receptor A2 isoform X2, producing MIYRKCLLMIKGLESHRDLKHNLISTIVPGAFQGLSELRKLDLSNNRIGCLTADMFHGLTNLTKLNLSGNIISTLEPGVFEEMPSLKLVNFNSDYLSCDCGLRWVPTFFRSSTARLGDETLCAYPSSLRGMPLRALKESQLSCEGPPELHTMSLLPSQRQVVFRGDRLPFHCTAALVDKITSLHWRHNDQEVTSNPDKGVQLENNVVHDCTFITSELILFNVHVEASGEWECVVTTGRGNTSRTVEIVVLENSDTFCPEDKIINNRGEFRWPRTVAGITSHQYCLQPHRPSLTVEGEREQKRASRYCDRSGKWQEGDYSECHYTNSITRVLHTFILRPINVSNVVTVAHQVQTYTLEAAGFTDSVDVLYVAQIMEKFMEYVKQLRELSEIMVEMGSNLMQVDDQILALAQREKRTCSSIIYSLETLAWPQLHTHAQDFSVVSKNIVMEAHLVRTAHFTGMTCTAYHRRKTSLNRPGVELTDPTSEQQLHFRCSTGSHNTSLNNFPLKNSVALASVTLPATLFPPDAAADCKLQFVAFRTGSLFPLLLNSSNKVEHSSRRCVNSPVIFAGLNGCNMWNYSEPIWVSLRHLSPGSDAVAAQWMPRGPESQGSWSQEGCQLVHSDRSTSTIRCSVLSNYAVLQEVPDFPHPSLIAVRVLHPVVYACTAALLLCLFTITITHILHHSSIIISRKSWHTLLNTCFHIAMTTAVYAGGICLTSYPLVCQAVGIALHYSSLSALLWIGVSARVIYKEAVWRTPRQTDGESPAPPTQRPMLRFYLIADGVPLIICGITAAVNVNNYGDNSPYCWLVWRSSLGSFFVPAGLAVLVTWIYFLCTVFRLRHRVTKECIGTTLTSPGTEGHPALAGSTSLLSTDSVGGPITPVVPPEDQYSLKTQFSVLVATHFLFVALWCCGAMAVWLSGHTSLLFSCLYGIVTTVLGVFLVVHHCFRRLDVQASWLACCPGYRHSHPMSAYTHTCTAGSGVQTSEQGSQLYIGCHPPVDSHNSSSARSSSTPSGISNVGPGPCKLTNLLQVAQDNPSNTSRAPTSNNTSTSTDNLTKPTNNVLPTMNSSAPVHPQRRKISSRTKGNSQYYHRGEGRGHYRLKALRTAGGGGSLGTLGPTGLEHLYSSHAVYKQATSENGSIHHSLSENQASLLTNGKRVGESVATSPSEGSDGGSSGSRKPFPLLPSAASRVAMHDAQRRCSSRDNLRASAERETKRCSYPLNSVTTAVPGAAAPNGTLKTSVLELEQDVSSTDQSQCSVGMKSGLWKSETTV from the exons ATGATCTACAGGAAATGTCTTTTGATGATCAAAGGATTAGAATCTCATAG GGACCTCAAGCACAACCTAATCAGCACCATCGTGCCTGGAGCTTTCCAAGGCCTGTCTGAGCTTCGGAAACT CGACCTCTCCAACAACCGCATCGGCTGCCTGACTGCAGACATGTTCCACGGGCTGACCAATCTCACTAAACT CAACCTCTCTGGAAATATCATATCGACCCTGGAGCCAGGAGTGTTTGAGGAGATGCCGTCTCTGAAATTAGT GAACTTCAACTCAGACTACCTGTCATGTGACTGTGGGCTGCGTTGGGTGCCGACCTTCTTTCGCAGCAGCACGGCGCGGTTAGGAGATGAAACGCTGTGTGCCTATCCCAGTAGCCTGAGGGGAATGCCCCTTCGTGCGCTGAAGGAGAGCCAGCTGAGCTGTG AAGGTCCACCGGAGCTGCACACCATGTCCCTGCTGCCATCCCAGCGTCAGGTGGTCTTCAGAGGAGACCGGCTGCCCTTTCACTGCACTGCTGCCCTTGTGGACAAGATCACCAGCTTACACTGGCGCCACAACGATCAAGAGGTGACATCCAACCCAGacaagggtgtccagctggagaaTAATGTGGTGCATGACTGTACCTTTATCACCAG TGAGCTGATACTATTCAACGTCCATGTGGAGGCCAGTGGGGAGTGGGAGTGTGTGGTCACCACTGGGCGGGGCAACACCTCCCGCACTGTTGAAATAGTAGTGCTGGAGAACAGCGACACCTTCTGTCCTGAAGACAAAATCATCAACAACCGTGGAGAGTTCAG GTGGCCGAGAACGGTGGCAGGCATCACCTCTCATCAGTACTGCCTGCAGCCGCATCGCCCCTCCCTGACAGTCGAGGGGGAGCGGGAGCAGAAAAGAGCGTCTCGGTATTGTGACCGCTCTGGAAAGTGGCAAGAGGGCGACTACTCAGAGTGTCACTACACCAACAGCATCACTCGTGTTCTGCACACTTTCATCCTG AGGCCGATCAACGTGTCCAACGTTGTGACTGTGGCCCATCAAGTGCAGACCTACACCCTGGAGGCTGCGGGTTTCACCGACTCTGTGGATGTGCTGTACGTGGCGCAGATTATGGAAAAGTTTATGGAATATGTCAAACAGCTGAGAGAG CTGTCGGAGATAATGGTTGAGATGGGGAGCAACCTGATGCAGGTGGATGATCAGATCCTCGCTCTTGCCCAGAGGGAAAAGAGAACGTGTAGCTCCATCATCTACTCTCTGGAGACTTTGGCCTGGCCTCAGCTGCACACTCACGCTCAGGACTTCTCTGTG GTGTCTAAGAACATTGTGATGGAGGCCCACCTAGTTCGAACAGCTCATTTCACCGGCATGACCTGCACTGCGTACCATCGTCGTAAAACGTCTCTAAATCGGCCTGGAGTGGAGCTGACAGACCCCACCAGTGAACAACAGCTTCATTTCCGCTGCAGCACTGGCTCCCATAACACCTCCCTCAATAATTTCCCCCTGAAG AACTCCGTAGCTCTGGCTTCTGTGACTCTTCCAGCCACTCTATTTCCACCTGATGCTGCGGCTGATTGTAAACTGCAGTTTGTAGCTTTCCGAACAGGAAGCCTTTTCCCTCTGTTACTAAACTCAAGCAACAAGGTTGAACACTCCAGCAGAAGATGTGTGAACTCTCCCGTCATCTTTGCTGGCCTTA ATGGTTGTAACATGTGGAACTACTCTGAGCCGATCTGGGTGTCCCTGCGTCACTTGTCTCCCGGTTCAGATGCAGTGGCAGCTCAGTGGATGCCGAGGGGACCTGAGAGTCAGGGAAGCTGGAGCCAGGAGGGCTGTCAGCTTGTCCACAGTGACAGAAGCACCTCAACAATACGCTGCTCCGTCCTCAGCAACTACGCGGTGCTTCAG GAAGTGCCTGACTTTCCACACCCCAGCCTGATTGCTGTCAGAGTGCTCCACCCTGTGGTGTATGCATGCACTGCAGCACTCCTGCTCTGCCtcttcaccatcaccatcacacaCATACTGCATCACAG TTCAATCATCATATCAAGAAAGAGCTGGCACACATTGTTGAATACCTGTTTCCACATCGCCATGACAACGGCTGTTTATGCAGGAGGCATATGCTTAACGAGCTACCCTCTAGTCTGTCAGGCG GTGGGCATTGCTCTGCACTACTCCTCCCTGTctgcgctgctgtggatcggagtCAGTGCCAGAGTCATTTACAAAGAAGCTGTGTGGAGAACGCCTCGACAGACGGATGGAGAGTCCCCAGCTCCACCTACTCAGCGACCTATGCTCAG GTTCTATTTAATAGCTGATGGCGTTCCGCTTATTATATGTGGAATCACTGCAGCTGTCAATGTAAACAACTACGGAGACAACAGCCCTTA CTGCTGGCTGGTTTGGCGctccagcctggggtctttctttGTCCCAGCTGGCTTGGCTGTGCTGGTGACCTGGATTTACTTCCTGTGTACAGTGTTTCGCCTGAGGCACCGTGTGACCAAGGAATGCATAGGAACCACCCTGACCTCTCCTGGGACTGAGGGCCATCCTGCACTGGCAGGAAGCACCAGCCTGCTCTCCACTGACTCTGTGGGGGGACCTATAACCCCAGTTGTGCCTCCAGAGGATCAGTACTCACTGAAGACTCAGTTCTCTGTGTTGGTAGccacccacttcctgtttgtggcTCTGTGGTGTTGTGGAGCCATGGCAGTGTGGCTATCAGGTCACACCAGCTTATTGTTCAGCTGTCTCTATGGGATAGTCACAACAGTGTTGGGGGTGTTTCTGGTGGTGCACCACTGCTTCCGACGTCTTGATGTGCAGGCGTCATGGCTGGCTTGTTGCCCCGGCTATCGCCACTCTCATCCCATGTCTGcctacacacacacctgcacagctGGAAGTGGAGTGCAGACCTCTGAGCAAGGATCTCAGCTCTACATCGGCTGCCATCCACCCGTTGACTCTCATAACTCCTCCTCAGCCAGGTCATCATCCACACCGAGCGGGATCAGTAATGTTGGACCTGGGCCTTGCAAGCTCACCAACTTGCTGCAGGTTGCCCAAGACAATCCAAGCAACACGTCACGGGCTCCAACAAGCAACAACACAAGCACTAGTACCGACAACCTCACCAAGCCAACAAACAATGTTCTGCCAACTATGAACTCATCAGCACCTGTACATCCTCAGCGAAGGAAAATCAGTAGCAGAACTAAAGGGAACAGTCAGTATTATCATCGGGGTGAGGGCAGAGGCCACTATCGCCTCAAAGCTCTAAGAACTGCTGGAGGTGGCGGTAGTCTAGGAACTTTAGGGCCTACAGGTTTGGAGCACCTCTACTCATCACATGCTGTTTACAAGCAGGCCACGAGTGAGAATGGCAGCATTCACCACAGCCTCTCAGAGAACCAGGCCAGCCTGCTGACAAATGGGAAGCGGGTGGGGGAATCGGTAGCCACTAGCCCCTCCGAGGGAAGTGATGGGGGCAGCAGCGGGAGCCGCAAACCCTTCCCTCTGCTGCCTTCTGCTGCCAGCAGAGTGGCAATGCATGATGCTCAGAGACGATGCTCCAGCAGAGACAATTTAAGAGCATCTGCAGAGCGAGAAACCAAGCGCTGCTCCTACCCTTTGAACAGTGTCACCACCGCTGTGCCGGGGGCCGCTGCCCCAAACGGCACCCTGAAAACCTCTGTGTTAGAGCTTGAGCAGGACGTGAGCAGCACAGACCAGTCCCAGTGCTCTGTTGGGATGAAGAGCGGCTTGTGGAAAAGTGAAACCACAGTGTGA
- the adgra2 gene encoding adhesion G protein-coupled receptor A2 isoform X1: MTGGGGAAEVRTRRRTMFAFGIPWLPGRLVLMLLLLSASETRLSQACPGLLAATSGCSCSEERSKAHGVQPMGKRVSCSKEELVELPDGSLFPNRTVTLILSHNKVRVLKSGSFVGLSSLEKLDLKHNLISTIVPGAFQGLSELRKLDLSNNRIGCLTADMFHGLTNLTKLNLSGNIISTLEPGVFEEMPSLKLVNFNSDYLSCDCGLRWVPTFFRSSTARLGDETLCAYPSSLRGMPLRALKESQLSCEGPPELHTMSLLPSQRQVVFRGDRLPFHCTAALVDKITSLHWRHNDQEVTSNPDKGVQLENNVVHDCTFITSELILFNVHVEASGEWECVVTTGRGNTSRTVEIVVLENSDTFCPEDKIINNRGEFRWPRTVAGITSHQYCLQPHRPSLTVEGEREQKRASRYCDRSGKWQEGDYSECHYTNSITRVLHTFILRPINVSNVVTVAHQVQTYTLEAAGFTDSVDVLYVAQIMEKFMEYVKQLRELSEIMVEMGSNLMQVDDQILALAQREKRTCSSIIYSLETLAWPQLHTHAQDFSVVSKNIVMEAHLVRTAHFTGMTCTAYHRRKTSLNRPGVELTDPTSEQQLHFRCSTGSHNTSLNNFPLKNSVALASVTLPATLFPPDAAADCKLQFVAFRTGSLFPLLLNSSNKVEHSSRRCVNSPVIFAGLNGCNMWNYSEPIWVSLRHLSPGSDAVAAQWMPRGPESQGSWSQEGCQLVHSDRSTSTIRCSVLSNYAVLQEVPDFPHPSLIAVRVLHPVVYACTAALLLCLFTITITHILHHSSIIISRKSWHTLLNTCFHIAMTTAVYAGGICLTSYPLVCQAVGIALHYSSLSALLWIGVSARVIYKEAVWRTPRQTDGESPAPPTQRPMLRFYLIADGVPLIICGITAAVNVNNYGDNSPYCWLVWRSSLGSFFVPAGLAVLVTWIYFLCTVFRLRHRVTKECIGTTLTSPGTEGHPALAGSTSLLSTDSVGGPITPVVPPEDQYSLKTQFSVLVATHFLFVALWCCGAMAVWLSGHTSLLFSCLYGIVTTVLGVFLVVHHCFRRLDVQASWLACCPGYRHSHPMSAYTHTCTAGSGVQTSEQGSQLYIGCHPPVDSHNSSSARSSSTPSGISNVGPGPCKLTNLLQVAQDNPSNTSRAPTSNNTSTSTDNLTKPTNNVLPTMNSSAPVHPQRRKISSRTKGNSQYYHRGEGRGHYRLKALRTAGGGGSLGTLGPTGLEHLYSSHAVYKQATSENGSIHHSLSENQASLLTNGKRVGESVATSPSEGSDGGSSGSRKPFPLLPSAASRVAMHDAQRRCSSRDNLRASAERETKRCSYPLNSVTTAVPGAAAPNGTLKTSVLELEQDVSSTDQSQCSVGMKSGLWKSETTV; encoded by the exons GATACTGAGCCACAACAAAGTTCGTGTTCTGAAAAGTGGATCCTTTGTTGGACTTTCTTCTTTGGAGAAGCT GGACCTCAAGCACAACCTAATCAGCACCATCGTGCCTGGAGCTTTCCAAGGCCTGTCTGAGCTTCGGAAACT CGACCTCTCCAACAACCGCATCGGCTGCCTGACTGCAGACATGTTCCACGGGCTGACCAATCTCACTAAACT CAACCTCTCTGGAAATATCATATCGACCCTGGAGCCAGGAGTGTTTGAGGAGATGCCGTCTCTGAAATTAGT GAACTTCAACTCAGACTACCTGTCATGTGACTGTGGGCTGCGTTGGGTGCCGACCTTCTTTCGCAGCAGCACGGCGCGGTTAGGAGATGAAACGCTGTGTGCCTATCCCAGTAGCCTGAGGGGAATGCCCCTTCGTGCGCTGAAGGAGAGCCAGCTGAGCTGTG AAGGTCCACCGGAGCTGCACACCATGTCCCTGCTGCCATCCCAGCGTCAGGTGGTCTTCAGAGGAGACCGGCTGCCCTTTCACTGCACTGCTGCCCTTGTGGACAAGATCACCAGCTTACACTGGCGCCACAACGATCAAGAGGTGACATCCAACCCAGacaagggtgtccagctggagaaTAATGTGGTGCATGACTGTACCTTTATCACCAG TGAGCTGATACTATTCAACGTCCATGTGGAGGCCAGTGGGGAGTGGGAGTGTGTGGTCACCACTGGGCGGGGCAACACCTCCCGCACTGTTGAAATAGTAGTGCTGGAGAACAGCGACACCTTCTGTCCTGAAGACAAAATCATCAACAACCGTGGAGAGTTCAG GTGGCCGAGAACGGTGGCAGGCATCACCTCTCATCAGTACTGCCTGCAGCCGCATCGCCCCTCCCTGACAGTCGAGGGGGAGCGGGAGCAGAAAAGAGCGTCTCGGTATTGTGACCGCTCTGGAAAGTGGCAAGAGGGCGACTACTCAGAGTGTCACTACACCAACAGCATCACTCGTGTTCTGCACACTTTCATCCTG AGGCCGATCAACGTGTCCAACGTTGTGACTGTGGCCCATCAAGTGCAGACCTACACCCTGGAGGCTGCGGGTTTCACCGACTCTGTGGATGTGCTGTACGTGGCGCAGATTATGGAAAAGTTTATGGAATATGTCAAACAGCTGAGAGAG CTGTCGGAGATAATGGTTGAGATGGGGAGCAACCTGATGCAGGTGGATGATCAGATCCTCGCTCTTGCCCAGAGGGAAAAGAGAACGTGTAGCTCCATCATCTACTCTCTGGAGACTTTGGCCTGGCCTCAGCTGCACACTCACGCTCAGGACTTCTCTGTG GTGTCTAAGAACATTGTGATGGAGGCCCACCTAGTTCGAACAGCTCATTTCACCGGCATGACCTGCACTGCGTACCATCGTCGTAAAACGTCTCTAAATCGGCCTGGAGTGGAGCTGACAGACCCCACCAGTGAACAACAGCTTCATTTCCGCTGCAGCACTGGCTCCCATAACACCTCCCTCAATAATTTCCCCCTGAAG AACTCCGTAGCTCTGGCTTCTGTGACTCTTCCAGCCACTCTATTTCCACCTGATGCTGCGGCTGATTGTAAACTGCAGTTTGTAGCTTTCCGAACAGGAAGCCTTTTCCCTCTGTTACTAAACTCAAGCAACAAGGTTGAACACTCCAGCAGAAGATGTGTGAACTCTCCCGTCATCTTTGCTGGCCTTA ATGGTTGTAACATGTGGAACTACTCTGAGCCGATCTGGGTGTCCCTGCGTCACTTGTCTCCCGGTTCAGATGCAGTGGCAGCTCAGTGGATGCCGAGGGGACCTGAGAGTCAGGGAAGCTGGAGCCAGGAGGGCTGTCAGCTTGTCCACAGTGACAGAAGCACCTCAACAATACGCTGCTCCGTCCTCAGCAACTACGCGGTGCTTCAG GAAGTGCCTGACTTTCCACACCCCAGCCTGATTGCTGTCAGAGTGCTCCACCCTGTGGTGTATGCATGCACTGCAGCACTCCTGCTCTGCCtcttcaccatcaccatcacacaCATACTGCATCACAG TTCAATCATCATATCAAGAAAGAGCTGGCACACATTGTTGAATACCTGTTTCCACATCGCCATGACAACGGCTGTTTATGCAGGAGGCATATGCTTAACGAGCTACCCTCTAGTCTGTCAGGCG GTGGGCATTGCTCTGCACTACTCCTCCCTGTctgcgctgctgtggatcggagtCAGTGCCAGAGTCATTTACAAAGAAGCTGTGTGGAGAACGCCTCGACAGACGGATGGAGAGTCCCCAGCTCCACCTACTCAGCGACCTATGCTCAG GTTCTATTTAATAGCTGATGGCGTTCCGCTTATTATATGTGGAATCACTGCAGCTGTCAATGTAAACAACTACGGAGACAACAGCCCTTA CTGCTGGCTGGTTTGGCGctccagcctggggtctttctttGTCCCAGCTGGCTTGGCTGTGCTGGTGACCTGGATTTACTTCCTGTGTACAGTGTTTCGCCTGAGGCACCGTGTGACCAAGGAATGCATAGGAACCACCCTGACCTCTCCTGGGACTGAGGGCCATCCTGCACTGGCAGGAAGCACCAGCCTGCTCTCCACTGACTCTGTGGGGGGACCTATAACCCCAGTTGTGCCTCCAGAGGATCAGTACTCACTGAAGACTCAGTTCTCTGTGTTGGTAGccacccacttcctgtttgtggcTCTGTGGTGTTGTGGAGCCATGGCAGTGTGGCTATCAGGTCACACCAGCTTATTGTTCAGCTGTCTCTATGGGATAGTCACAACAGTGTTGGGGGTGTTTCTGGTGGTGCACCACTGCTTCCGACGTCTTGATGTGCAGGCGTCATGGCTGGCTTGTTGCCCCGGCTATCGCCACTCTCATCCCATGTCTGcctacacacacacctgcacagctGGAAGTGGAGTGCAGACCTCTGAGCAAGGATCTCAGCTCTACATCGGCTGCCATCCACCCGTTGACTCTCATAACTCCTCCTCAGCCAGGTCATCATCCACACCGAGCGGGATCAGTAATGTTGGACCTGGGCCTTGCAAGCTCACCAACTTGCTGCAGGTTGCCCAAGACAATCCAAGCAACACGTCACGGGCTCCAACAAGCAACAACACAAGCACTAGTACCGACAACCTCACCAAGCCAACAAACAATGTTCTGCCAACTATGAACTCATCAGCACCTGTACATCCTCAGCGAAGGAAAATCAGTAGCAGAACTAAAGGGAACAGTCAGTATTATCATCGGGGTGAGGGCAGAGGCCACTATCGCCTCAAAGCTCTAAGAACTGCTGGAGGTGGCGGTAGTCTAGGAACTTTAGGGCCTACAGGTTTGGAGCACCTCTACTCATCACATGCTGTTTACAAGCAGGCCACGAGTGAGAATGGCAGCATTCACCACAGCCTCTCAGAGAACCAGGCCAGCCTGCTGACAAATGGGAAGCGGGTGGGGGAATCGGTAGCCACTAGCCCCTCCGAGGGAAGTGATGGGGGCAGCAGCGGGAGCCGCAAACCCTTCCCTCTGCTGCCTTCTGCTGCCAGCAGAGTGGCAATGCATGATGCTCAGAGACGATGCTCCAGCAGAGACAATTTAAGAGCATCTGCAGAGCGAGAAACCAAGCGCTGCTCCTACCCTTTGAACAGTGTCACCACCGCTGTGCCGGGGGCCGCTGCCCCAAACGGCACCCTGAAAACCTCTGTGTTAGAGCTTGAGCAGGACGTGAGCAGCACAGACCAGTCCCAGTGCTCTGTTGGGATGAAGAGCGGCTTGTGGAAAAGTGAAACCACAGTGTGA